CGCCGTGGTCGGCTTCCTGGCCTCGGGCGACGCCACCGTGAGCGACGACATCGTCGACGGCCTGGGCCTCTCCGGCCAGGCCGCCGAGCAGGTCCGCGACGCCATCGCCACCGCCCAGGACAGCCGGCGCGCCGCGTCGATCGTGGGCGTGGCCGGCCTGCTGTGGAGCAGCCTGGGGGTCACCACCGCGGTGGCGCTGGCCGTCCGCACCCCGTGGCAACGCAAGGTGGAGGGCCTCCGGTCCAAGCTGGTCGGCCTGGTGTGGCTGCTCGGCGGAGCCGTCACCTTCGCCGGGGCCGTGGGGGCCGGCGCCCTCCTCAACCACACGCCCGAGGCGGTGCCCCGCCCGGTCACCTCGGCCGCCCTGGTCGCCCTGGGCCTGGCCCTGGAGCTGGCCTTCTTCCTGTGGACGTTCTGGATCCTGGGCGACCGCCGGGCCGGGTGGCAGGCGCTGCTCCCCGGCACCGTGGCCGGGGCCCTCGGCCTCGAGGTGCTCAAGCTGGCGGCCACGGTGGCCGTGCCCCGCATGGTGGCCTCGTCGTCGTCGCTGTACGGGCCCCTGGGCGTCGTCTTCGCCATCCTGGCCTGGCTCACCCTGTTCTCCCGCCTCATCGTCTACGCCTCGGCCCTCAACGCCGTGCGCTGGGAGGAGGACCACGGCGTCACGACCCTGGAGATCAAGGCCCCCCGGTTCGAGGGCGAGGTCCCGGTCGAGGCCGACCGGGGCGGAGCCGTCGCCCCGGTCCCCGACCACCCCGAGGGCGACTGACGTGGCCGAAGCCACCGCGCCCTCCCCCAACGCCACCCTCGACCTCCTGGCCCGGGCCACCGCCGCCCTCCCCGGCGGGGGCGAGGACCGCCCCGGCCAGCAGGCCATGGCCGAGGCCGTGGCCCGGGCCGTGGCCACCGGCCGCCACCTCCTGGTCCAGGCCGGGACCGGCACCGGGAAGTCGCTGGCCTACCTGGTCCCCGCCGCCCTCTCCGGGCGGCCGGTGGTGGTGGCCACCGCCACCAAGGCCCTCCAGGACCAGCTGGCCGGCAAGGACCTGCCCTTCCTGGCCGAGCAACTGGGCGGCACCCTCACCTACGCCGTGCTCAAGGGCCGGTCCAACTACGTGTGCCGGCAGCGCCTGGGCGAGATCGACGCCGCCGGCGAGCAGCTCTCCCTCGACGGGCTGGCCGACCGGGCCCCGGCCGAGGAGCTGGGCCAGCTCCGGGCCTGGGCCGCCACCACCCTCACCGGGGACCGGGCCGAGCTGCCGGTCGAGCCGTCCCCGGCGGCGTGGGCCGCGGTGAGCGTGGGAGCCCGGGAGTGCCCGGGGGCCCAGCGCTGCCCCCGGGGGGAGGTCTGCTTCACCGAGGCCGCCCGCCGGGCCGCGGGCGAGGCCGACGTGGTGGTGGTGAACCTGCACCTCTACGGGCTGCACCTGGAGACCGGCGGGGCCGTGCTGCCCGAGCACGACGTGGTCATCATCGACGAGGCCCACCAGCTGGAGGACGTGGTGTCGTCCACCTTCGGCGTCGACCTCACCGCCGGCCGCTTCGCGGCCCTGGCCCGGACCGGCCGCTCGGTGCTGGAGGACCCCCCGGCCACCGACGCGGTGGAGGCCGCCGGCGTGACCCTGGCCCTGGCCCTGGCCGACCACGTGGGCCGGCGCCTGCGCGGCGCCCTGGAGCCGGAGATCGCCGAGGCGGTGGCCGCAGCCCGCATCGCCGTCGACGGCTTCCTGGCCGCCCTCAAGGGGGTGCCCACCGACCGGGGGGACGACACCTCGGCCAAGGCCGTCCGGGCGGCCAAGACGGCCGGGACCCTGGCCGACGAGCTGGACGCGGTGCGCCAGGTGCCGCCCGGCCACGTGGCCTGGGTGGAGGGGCCCGAGGCTGCGCCGTCGCTGCGGCTGGCGCCGGTGGACGTCGGGCCCACCCTGGCCGAGCGCCTGTGGGGCGAGACCACCGCCGTGCTGACCAGCGCCACCGTGCCCCCGGCGGCGGTGGCCCGCCTGGGCCTGCCCCCCGACCGGGTCGACCAGATCGACGTGGGCAGCCCGTTCGACCACGAGGCCCACGGCCTCCTCTACTGCGCCGCCCACCTGCCCGACCCCCGCCAGCCCACCTTCGACGCCGCCGTCCACGCCGAGCTGGCCGCCCTCATCGAAGCGGCCGGAGGCCGGACCCTGGCCCTGTTCACGTCGTACCGGGCCATGGACGCCGCGGTGGAGGTGTTGCGGCCCCGCCTGTCGGTCCCGGTCCTGACCCAGCGGGACAAGCCCAAGCCGGCCCTCATCCGCGACTTCACCGACGACGAGCCCACCTGCCTGTTCGCCACCCTGGGGTTCTGGCAGGGGGTCGACGTGCCGGGCCGGACCCTGTCCCTGGTCACCATCGACCGGCTGCCCTTCCCCCGCCCCGACGAGCCGTTGGTCCAGGCCCGGCGGGAGGCAGCCCGGGGCGAGGCCTTCCGCCTGGTCGACCTGGACCGGGCGGCGACCCTGCTGGCCCAGGGGGCCGGCCGCCTCATCCGCTCGGCCACCGACCGGGGCGTGGTGGCGGTGCTCGACCCCCGCCTGGCCCGGGCCCGCTACCGCTGGGACCTGGTCCGGGCCCTGCCCCCCATGCGCCGCACCAAGGACCGCTCCGAGGCCGAGGCCTTCCTGCGCGACATCACCGGCTGACCGGCCGGCCCGCGCTCAGAAGCCCAGGCGACGGAAGGACTCGGGGCGGCGCTGCCAGTCCTTGTCGACCTTCACGGCCAGCTCCACGTAGGCCCCCTCGGGCATCTGGGCCCGCACCCGGGTGCCGACCTCCTTGAGCACCGAGCCCCGGTGCCCGATGACGATGCCCTTCTGCGAGTCGCGCTCGACCAGGATCTCCACCCTCACCCGGGGCCAGTCCCACTCGGTGACCCGGGTGGCGATGGAGTGGGGCACCTCGTCGTGGGTGACGGCCAGGAGCTGCTCGCGCACCAGCTCGGCCACCCACACCTCCTCGGGCGAGTCGCGCACCACCTCCTCCGGGTAGTACGGCGGGCCCTCGGGCATGCGGGCCAGCAGCAGCCCCAGGAGCACGTCGACCCCCTCGCCGGTGCGGGCCGAGACGGGCACGTACTCCCCCAGGTCCAGGGCCCCGACCTCGGCCAGCTGGACCATCACCTGGTCGCGGCCGGCGGCGTCGACC
This DNA window, taken from Acidimicrobiales bacterium, encodes the following:
- a CDS encoding YihY/virulence factor BrkB family protein → MERLRALAERWPWLGTALTVHQRVGETNGGATASAATVMFFVAVFPLVLVAIAVVGFLASGDATVSDDIVDGLGLSGQAAEQVRDAIATAQDSRRAASIVGVAGLLWSSLGVTTAVALAVRTPWQRKVEGLRSKLVGLVWLLGGAVTFAGAVGAGALLNHTPEAVPRPVTSAALVALGLALELAFFLWTFWILGDRRAGWQALLPGTVAGALGLEVLKLAATVAVPRMVASSSSLYGPLGVVFAILAWLTLFSRLIVYASALNAVRWEEDHGVTTLEIKAPRFEGEVPVEADRGGAVAPVPDHPEGD
- a CDS encoding ATP-dependent DNA helicase, which translates into the protein MAEATAPSPNATLDLLARATAALPGGGEDRPGQQAMAEAVARAVATGRHLLVQAGTGTGKSLAYLVPAALSGRPVVVATATKALQDQLAGKDLPFLAEQLGGTLTYAVLKGRSNYVCRQRLGEIDAAGEQLSLDGLADRAPAEELGQLRAWAATTLTGDRAELPVEPSPAAWAAVSVGARECPGAQRCPRGEVCFTEAARRAAGEADVVVVNLHLYGLHLETGGAVLPEHDVVIIDEAHQLEDVVSSTFGVDLTAGRFAALARTGRSVLEDPPATDAVEAAGVTLALALADHVGRRLRGALEPEIAEAVAAARIAVDGFLAALKGVPTDRGDDTSAKAVRAAKTAGTLADELDAVRQVPPGHVAWVEGPEAAPSLRLAPVDVGPTLAERLWGETTAVLTSATVPPAAVARLGLPPDRVDQIDVGSPFDHEAHGLLYCAAHLPDPRQPTFDAAVHAELAALIEAAGGRTLALFTSYRAMDAAVEVLRPRLSVPVLTQRDKPKPALIRDFTDDEPTCLFATLGFWQGVDVPGRTLSLVTIDRLPFPRPDEPLVQARREAARGEAFRLVDLDRAATLLAQGAGRLIRSATDRGVVAVLDPRLARARYRWDLVRALPPMRRTKDRSEAEAFLRDITG
- the era gene encoding GTPase Era translates to MTIVGRPNVGKSTLLNRILGTKVAITSDKPQTTRSQVRGVLHLPPGAGGDPDGGTQVVFVDTPGIHKPRTPLGAHLNDTATSALADVDATVLVVDATAKVGPGDRFVAARVPRDTIVVVNKVDAAGRDQVMVQLAEVGALDLGEYVPVSARTGEGVDVLLGLLLARMPEGPPYYPEEVVRDSPEEVWVAELVREQLLAVTHDEVPHSIATRVTEWDWPRVRVEILVERDSQKGIVIGHRGSVLKEVGTRVRAQMPEGAYVELAVKVDKDWQRRPESFRRLGF